Sequence from the Penaeus monodon isolate SGIC_2016 chromosome 43, NSTDA_Pmon_1, whole genome shotgun sequence genome:
TGGTCGTAAACGCTACCACTAccgcagtgtgtgtgtttgcccccccccccccccggcagacGGTGCAGCTCTCCGTGCGGCCGAGCGTGGCGTGGGCGGACCGGCGAATCAACTACACGGGCGAGGACCACAGAGACGACCACGCCCACCTCCTGCCGCTCAACCTGGAGTTCCTGCAGCACGCGTGGAAGCCCGACCTGTTCTTCCTGAACATGAGGGATGTCAAGAAGTTCGACATGATCGACGAGGTGGCCGGACTCTGGCTCATGAGGAACctcactctctacctctctttcctgTGAGGATCGTGAGGGAACAGGAGAGAacagggtggggtgggtgggggtgccATCTCTAGAcagtaattttgatgataattaatgctacagatagtaatgataatgatgatgatagccatGTTAATAACGatagttgttgatgatgatgtggatggttgatatatttaataataatgagcaacagcagtagtaataatagcaacattaataataacaagtgatagtgatattaatgataatcaataatggtaacaacaatactGTCAGTGAAAAACATAATTACTgtttgatagtaacaataacaataactgataacaatagtaataatgaaaataaatcctAACTTACGATATTAatctaaataataaagatatcaagAACTGAAAGTAAAAACTCACTCCTAATCATTCTCCCCAAGTTTATCCTCAAcgtccatttattattatttcccaaagCCTTGAATAtcatcctaaaaaaagaaaaaaaaaaaacttcttcagGGTGATGGTGACAGTGGACTGCCCGATGCGGTTCCAGGCATATCCGTTCGACGTCCAAAACTGCTCCCTGGCCATGACCTCGTGTgagttgaggggagggaggggggataggaggaggtggggggaggggagaggtatgggaataaggagggagagagagagggagggaggggtggtgtatttatgtaggtaggtatacacgtatacgtgtgtatgtgtggatgtatacgtatatgtaatgaaaaacttacaggatatatatatatatatatatatatatatatatatatatatatatatatatatatatatatatatatatgtgtgtgtgtgtgtgtgtgtgtgtgtgtgtgtgtgtgtgtgtgtgtgtgtgtgtgtgtgtgtgtgtgtgtgtgtgtgtgtgtgtgtgtgtgtgtgtgtgtgtgtgtgtgtgtgtgtgtgtgtgtgtttgttatatatataatataatatatatatatatatatatatacatgtatatatatatatatatatatatatatatatatatattgcacatatgaCTGCCACGGTGGTCCATTGGTtagaccctcatggtcccgagttcaattccccgaagcgcagccgtaaaaatgcctacgctctgactgctggcttgagcccgatcgcacggcgagaaaacgacatatcgccttaagaagtcaaacgtagttgtcgttggggaagtcgccactgtggcacaagtgttagcgcgggcatccaatcagacaagggtggcactgccaaataacccctcaatagtgaattgagagaggccgatttcttgCAGTGGAAGAAAGGgctgttaaacaaacaaaaaagaacacacacacacacacacatacctgtgtgtgtgtgtgtgtgtgtgtatgtgtgtgtgtgtgtgtgtgtgtgtgtgttttgtgtgtgtacgtgtggtgtgtgtgtgttttgtgtacatgtattatttatgtatgtatattgtatatatgtatgtacattacatatattactacatatgtatcatacacactcaacacacttccacacacaatcaacacacacacacacaacatacacacacacacacacacacacacaccacacacaccacaccacacgcacaccaccacacacacacaccgcacgcacacgcacacaccacacgcacacgcacacgcacacacacacacacacacacacacacacacacacacacacacacacacacacacacacacatataatataatatatatattatataataataatcaatatatgactaatatagaatactataataataaactatatatacatcatatcacatacatatattcatacataatcaAACTaataatatacaactatatataataaatcataaattatatataacaatcagtaatatatgtaatatagtatatatatatatatatatatatatataataatatatactatatatatatatatatatatatactatacatatatcatataatatatatatatatatatatatatatatatatatatatatatatatatatgcacagacatatgtaaacatatttgtgTATTAAGACAGTTTTCACCCGCCCAGACGAATACAATCAAGAGGAGCTGTCTCTGTTCTGGCTGGCCGAGGGCGTCAGCTTCTCACACCAGCTGACGGACCAGCTGCCCGGCTACGACCTGCTGCTGCTGCCCGAGGTCGTCACCACCCACCGCTGGTGCCACGACTGCAtcctgggtgagagagagagggggggggagagaaggagagagagagagaaggagagagagagagaaggagagagagagagaaggagagagagagagagagagagagagagaggagagagagagagagagagagagagagagagagagagagagagagagagagagaggagaggtagaaaaatagagagggagaacgagaaaaaaaaagaaaaattagcacCAAATCCCagctaatccccctccccctccccctcccagagCCAGCTTCGGCCCTGCAGAGTGGCATCCTCCTGTCCCGCAGGTACGGCGCCCAACCTGCTCAACGTGTACGTTCCCTCGGCGCTGTTCGTGGTCGTGTCCTGGGCGTCGTTTTTCTGGCCGCCTGAGGTCGTTCCGGGTCGCACAGTCCTGGTCATCACGTCACTGCTTACCGTCGTATCCATGTACGCCGCCGTCAGGTAATGAAAGCCCAACACACGGTCGCGCGTTCAGGCGGCCTAATAGGATATGGCTCGTTAGCCCCCGAGTTTCTGATCACCTCTGAGAATGGCGTGTGgccattattctttcttttacgaATGCAATGTAAAAATGGTTATAActggaagagtgggaggggggcgagagagagtaCGACTACATGCCAGCCATACATTTGTCTCCAGGTCCTCCAGCCCCCACACGGACTACGTGAAGGCGATCGACATCTGGTTCTTCGTGTGCATCCTCCTCAATGTGCTCGTCTTGCTTCAGTTTGGAACGGTGATCACGTAAGTTTATGACTTATATTATACTCACTGAGGAGTCAGGCGGTCCCAAGCCTGGGTAAATGGggaaggttggcggcaggaagggaaTCAGGCCATTAAAAAGGAGACTTGACAGCAATTTATGAGTGGACAAAGGAGAGCTATACTCACGTCCATACTTGGTAGAAAAAAGAGACAAGTGCAGTATCATgtgtataaaaactatatatatatatatatatatatatatatatatatatatatatatatatatatatatatatatatatatatttatatatatatatatagtataagtgttTCCAATGCTTTTGTGACTGATTTGTTTCTAGAGGGCTGTAGCCTCTCTCCATAACCATATTCTTTGAGCTTTCAACGAAGTGGAACTCACACTTGAGAAGATccttttgtttctcccttttcagCATCAGGCGATGCCAGGAGAAGGCAAAGACCTCCGCAGTCGCACCTGCTCCCAAGGTGACGCCTGTGATGTCTGGCACCGATACGGTAAGTAAGACATGGGCACTACCAAGGTATTTTTCATGAGTGCTGACTGTAAACCTTGAGAATTAGGGCGTGGTACACAATACGGACTAAGGGCACGGATACTAAAATGAGGTTATACTCATAAGCATTGACCCATCAATTCTTTTTGATTCGAAAAATTCGGAAATAGTTATTTAAGAATTTAAACTTGTACTCGTGCATAGTGCACACCTGAGATTTCGGTCATGCACGTCTACATTCTTGTTGAAAAAGGTCGTACCCAGATGACTGGAGTTTGATTTTCCTATGAAGTGCACATTACAAAATAAGTGAAGCATAATCCACAGCCACATTCAGGAATACCGCTGCACAGAATATGTTTTCGTAAATGGCCTCGATCTTGTGCAACTAGGTGATTTGCGTCTCT
This genomic interval carries:
- the LOC119568270 gene encoding glutamate-gated chloride channel alpha-like, with product MRDVKKFDMIDEVAGLWLMRNLTLYLSFLVMVTVDCPMRFQAYPFDVQNCSLAMTSYEYNQEELSLFWLAEGVSFSHQLTDQLPGYDLLLLPEVVTTHRWCHDCILGTAPNLLNVYVPSALFVVVSWASFFWPPEVVPGRTVLVITSLLTVVSMYAAVRSSSPHTDYVKAIDIWFFVCILLNVLVLLQFGTVITGL